A genome region from Oceanidesulfovibrio indonesiensis includes the following:
- a CDS encoding ABC transporter substrate-binding protein, with product MTHPISASRILIIALMVACLWLAGCSDEPATTETKSDQATTQAPAEQPAEQGGTPTGEFIAASKIPRDSELLATPWPDIENAAQGKNVRLYMYGGFAHTNKWVDGWVAEQVKERYGITLERVPMDASVFINKLLTEKSAGQNEGFIDLLWINGENFKNAMEADLLFGPYADLCPNFIAHVDKDMAATDFGYPTQGFETPYGKAQFVFEYDAARVDDPPRSFAELAEWAAANPGMFTYPRPPDFTGSAFIRQAFYATTGGHAQYMDGFDQELFQENAPALWNYLNALEKNLWEKGNAYPKDSAILDTLFARGEVLLNMSYHPMHAQSKILDGTYPETVRTFVMEEGSIFNLHFTAIPFNAPNKAAAMVVANFLMSPEAQLSKFDPQNWGDYPAIDLSTLPGEWRARFEAVDLGEPTLGPDVLEEHAVPEIPAQYVEALENGWEDNVLHQ from the coding sequence CGAAACGAAATCCGACCAGGCCACCACACAGGCGCCGGCTGAACAACCGGCGGAGCAAGGCGGCACGCCCACCGGCGAGTTCATTGCGGCGAGCAAGATACCCCGTGACAGCGAGTTGCTGGCCACGCCGTGGCCGGACATCGAGAACGCCGCGCAGGGCAAGAACGTGCGGCTCTATATGTACGGCGGATTCGCCCACACCAACAAATGGGTGGACGGATGGGTAGCCGAACAGGTGAAGGAACGCTACGGCATCACCCTGGAGCGCGTGCCCATGGACGCCAGCGTGTTCATCAACAAGCTCCTCACCGAGAAGTCCGCCGGCCAAAATGAAGGATTCATCGACCTCCTGTGGATCAACGGCGAGAACTTCAAGAACGCCATGGAGGCCGACCTGCTTTTCGGTCCGTACGCCGACCTGTGCCCCAACTTTATTGCGCACGTGGACAAGGACATGGCGGCGACTGATTTCGGCTACCCCACCCAGGGTTTTGAGACGCCCTACGGCAAGGCGCAGTTCGTGTTCGAGTACGACGCCGCCAGAGTGGACGATCCGCCCCGCTCCTTTGCCGAACTGGCCGAGTGGGCCGCCGCCAATCCCGGCATGTTCACCTACCCGCGCCCACCGGACTTCACGGGCTCTGCCTTCATCCGCCAGGCCTTCTATGCGACGACGGGAGGGCATGCGCAGTACATGGACGGGTTCGATCAGGAGCTGTTTCAGGAGAACGCCCCGGCCTTGTGGAATTACCTGAACGCACTTGAAAAAAATCTCTGGGAGAAGGGCAACGCCTATCCAAAGGACAGCGCCATCCTGGACACCCTGTTCGCGCGGGGAGAGGTGCTGCTGAACATGAGCTATCACCCCATGCACGCTCAGTCCAAGATTCTGGACGGCACATACCCGGAGACCGTGCGCACCTTCGTTATGGAGGAAGGCTCCATCTTCAACCTGCATTTCACGGCTATCCCCTTCAATGCGCCGAACAAAGCCGCCGCCATGGTCGTGGCGAACTTCCTCATGTCGCCGGAGGCGCAGCTCTCCAAGTTCGACCCGCAGAACTGGGGGGACTACCCGGCAATCGACCTGAGCACTCTTCCCGGAGAATGGCGCGCCAGGTTCGAAGCCGTGGATCTGGGCGAACCCACCCTGGGGCCGGATGTTCTGGAAGAGCACGCCGTGCCCGAGATTCCGGCGCAATATGTGGAGGCGTTGGAAAACGGCTGGGAGGACAACGTCCTGCACCAGTAG